The following is a genomic window from Gammaproteobacteria bacterium.
TCCAACCTGAAAAACCGGCGAACAAAGTCCTCCATTTTACCCTAAAAACGGTGACTGGAGCGGTTACCAGAAATGAATTGAAGACGCAGGCGGGTAAAAAACAGATGGGGTTTGGGTCACGCCCTGGTGCATCGCACTTCCGAGTGAAAGCTGTGTCCCTGGGAGATACAGTAATCCAGCCATTCGCCAAGGAATTTATTGATTTGCCGTTTCTCGCACAAATTCAACTCACTCAAGATTGGCGAAGGATGAAGGAACTGGAACCGGTGATTCTGGTAACTGAGCACCTCCGCCACCCTCGCATCAAGGTAAATACGAATTTTCATATATGGATCAGATACTAGAGCTCCGTCCGAACGAAAATAGTGCGTCAACGCTACGGTCAGCGTGTACCTGCAACGCTCCACAACTTCCAATTGCAGGTCCATCAAATCCCTCCCCTCGGACAGGGCCAAGCCTTCCATGCTTTGGAGGCCAGGAATAAGCCACGTCAGGCGCTCGAAATTAGCCTCGTAGCAACTCATGTGCATAACCATACTATATTTCATAGATCATCAGTCACCCTATTGAGGACACCCCCCTTTCCCTGTCGCAAGCCAGCCTCTTTGTTTGTATATATTATAGCGTCCATCATGGAGAAATAATTTATAACAACCCGCTTAAATCTAGAAATTCTGCCTCCGCGAATCATCTCAATATCTACAAAATATTTCCCTTGCCCACTAAAAATTCCGCATGAGCGGTCCCACATAGGGTTTGAAGGGTTTGTTGAAATAATCCATCACAAACCGCACAAAAAAGTCTTTTTTCGAGGAAAACGGCCATGACAGAGTTACTCGCAGAAGCAATTGTGGTGTCATTCGCGATAGGCAGTCTCGCAGGCGCGATTACCGTTCTTAATCTAAAGAGTAAAGAGAAAGCAACCAAGCGGGAAACAGAAAATTCGTTACGGCCATAGCTGCACGAAAACCCCGACCAGCCAGAAACGGCCAACTGCCATTCCCAGATCATCCTCTTGTTTGCACCATGGGTGAGGTGATATCTGAAAATGATCGATTGCGATATTGTTCTCGCGGCAAGAAATTTGCTACAGTGAAAAAAGCCGCCACCGAACAAAGGATATCGCTATGCAACCCTCTTCAATCCACTCCGGATCAATCTCATCAGCTCTTGGCTCAGTGAAGGCAATGCTTATGGCGCTTTTGTTCGCGGCCATCCTTGCACCTTGCCCATCCCTCATGGCCGCCGAACCCGCTACAAAGACTGGCAACACCTCCACAACCAAGGATCCACTTGCGGAATTCCTGAAGTCCCTCCCTCCCCCCGTCCAACAAGCCGTCAGCGACTCCATGTTGATCTACCGGAATTCGCCGCGCATCGCCAAGGCAGCCGATCCGAAACGCCTAACTTTCGGTAATGCCGATGCTCCCGTCCACCTTATAGAATGGACCGATATCCGCTGCCCCCACTGCAAACACCTGGAAGAGGCTCTCACGGAAATCCGCCAGGAAGCGCCTCCTGGCTCCTGGAGTGAAGAAGCTCGCCACTTCCCTCTGGATGCGGAATGCAACCCCTACATCCAGCGCTCCGATGGCAGCGGGGTCAGTTGCCTGGCGGCCAAAATACAAATCTGCCTGGCGGGATCAACCGATTTCAGCCGGGTACGTTCCACATTATTCAAGGAACAAACCCGGCTTAACCGTAACCGGATATGGGAAATTGCCGCATCCAACCCCGATCAGCGCAAAAAACTCGAAGCCTGCGTCAAATCACCGCAAACCGCTGCCACTTTGAAAGAAGACCTGGACTACGCAGTGCAACACAAACTGGAAGGCACACCGCTGGTGGTCATCAATAACCGCAAAGCAACGCCCGTACCCGCGATGATCTATACGATGATAATGGTGATGGGGCAGGACAATGCCCCTGGTTTTAAAGTTTTGCCACCGCCCAATACCCAAACGCGTTAAGGACACCACTCACATGGATATAGGCCGGGTAGCGCTGCTGCCCGGCTGATGGGCTGGAGACAACACTCCCGGATCAGCGCGCAGAGCGGCCGGACACCCCCCAGCGGCTGCGCAGATCATCGCGATTGAGTGCCAGCCATTGCAGGGCGATGATCGCACTTGCGGAATTTATTTTCCCTGTTTGAATATCGCGCATGGCATCCACAAACGGCATGGTGAATACCCGGATGTCCTCCCCCTCCGCAGCCAAACCATGGATACCGTTGGCGCAAGATGCGTCCACTTTACCGCAAAACAAACTGATGCGCTCCGATGTCCCACCGGGACTCACCCAATATTCACAAACCGGGATCAACGCCTGAATCAAACAGTTCGCCTCTTCCAGCGCCTCGCGCTGCACCACCTGTTCCGCCGTCTCGCCATGGTCAATAACCCCAGCCACAATCTCCAACAACCATGGTCCATCCGGCGCTGTCAGCGCTCCGACCCGAAACTGCTCGATCAACACTACATGATCCAGATCAGGATCGTACAGCAACACAGCAGCGGCATCACCACGCTCGAACAGCTCCCTCGACAACACCGGACTCCAGCCACCATTAAACAATTGATGGCGCAACCGGTAACGCTCCATGCGAAAAAATCCGGCGTAGCACACCGTTTTTTCGAGTATTTCAACATCTTTCCCCATCTATTCCTCTCCTTAAAGTTCAGGCAATCTAATCAGCATCCTTCAACTTGACATGCGTCATGGTAGGTGAGTATGCGTCGTAGGCATGTATGGTTCATTGCAACGTTAAGGAGCCAAGCATTGGCTGGAGGGAATATTATTCACATTGCCTTTGTGGTGTTGCGGTAATCAGCAGTCCAATTAATCATCAGGCCATGCCAGAAAGAGAATAATAATGCCCATGCCACCGAGCAACCACGTAAGCAGCGGCGCACCGCCAATCATCGCGGGGGCATTGCCATCCAGTCCCTTGATGACGGCGGCGCTGATAATCAAGGCGGCGCCGACGATGGCGGCAAAGGTGCGCTGGTTGGCGCGTTTGACCTCACGGTGAATCTTTTGCAGTTCTTCGGATTGCCATTCCACACGCAGCTTGCCGTCACGCGCTTGTTGTAATACGTCATGCACCAGGGCGGGCAATTGCGGCAGACTTGAGGCCCATCCAGGGATCTGGGCGCGCAGGTTTTTATAAAGTGCGCGCACCCCAAACTGTTCGCGCATCCAACGTTCCAGAAAGGGTTTGGCTGTGGTCCACAGATCGAGATCAGGGTACAGCTCGCGCCCCAGCCCTTCGATATTCAACAAGGTCTTTTGCAGCAACACCAATTGAGGTTGCACTTCCATGTTGAAACGGCGCGCAGTCTGAAACAGGCGCAGCAGCAGATAGCCGAAGGAGATGTCCTTGAGTGGACGCTCGAAGATCGGCTCACAGACGCTGCGAATGGCGGACTCAAATTCGTCAACACGAGTGCCTGCGGGCACCCATTCGGACTCTACATGCAGTTCGGCGACGCGCCGGTAGTCGCGATTGAAGAAGGCCAGCAGATTCTCGGCGAGATAACGCTGATCCTCGGGGCTGAGCGTACCCATGATGCCGAAGTCCACGGCGATGTAACGGCCCTGAGGAGAAACGAAAATGTTGCCGGGGTGCATGTCGGCATGAAAGAAGTTGTCGCGGAACACCTGGGTGAAGAAGATCTCCACGCCCTTCTCTGCCAGTTTTTTGAGGTCAATGCCCTGCTGCAACAAGGATGGAACATCACTGATCGGTGTACCGAAGATGCGCTCCATCACCATTACGTTGCGGCGCGTCTGTGGCCAGTAGATCTCCGGCACGTATAGCAAATCCGAATCGATAAAGTTGCGGCGCAGTTGCGAGGCGTTGGCGGCCTCGCGCATCAGATCGAGTTCGCCGAGAATGGTCTTTTCATATTCGGCCACCACATCGCGCGGACGCAGGCGCCGCGCCTCTTTCCAGTAGCGTTCGGCGAGGTCAGCGACGATATAGAGCAAACCGATGTCGCGTTGGATGACCTTCTCGATGCTGGGACGCACTACTTTGACCACCACCTCTTTGCCGTCGTGCAGGCGCGCGACATGCACCTGGGCGATGGAGGCCGAACCCAGCGGGGTTTCATCGAAGTCCTGAAATACCTCTGTGAGTGGCCTGCCATAGGCCTGTTCGATGATCACGCGCGCCTGCAGCCCTGGAAACGGCGGCACACTGTCTTGCAGTCGCGCCAGTTCCTGGGCAATGTCAGGGGGAAGTAAATCGGGACGCGTAGAGAGGGTTTGGCCGAATTTGACGAAGATCGGCCCCAGGTCTTCCAGGGCGCGCCGGATGCGCACACCACGCGCCTCTTGGGATACGCCAAACCAGCGCCACGGCATAAGATAAAGAAGAAAACGGAAGGGACGGAATAGGTGCGTGGCAAGGACGATTTCATCCAAACCGTGCCGTACCAGAATACGATTAATGTGCAGCAGGCGTAACGCCTGGCCGGGGCGGATCATCCGGCACCCCTATGTTGCATCAGCCCGTGCAAACGGTGGATACGCGCTTCGATCCGGTCAGCGTCGGAACGTAGCATATCGACGCCAGCAAGAAACTCTTCCACTTCATCGCGTTTGGGTAAATCACGGCTTTCCTCGTGCAGGAATTCGGCGGTATCGCGACCAAGAGTGTCCGCCGCGCGGCGGCTCCAGCCAAGTATGTCGCGCACCGCGTTGCCAATCTGGTGAGCAATGACATCGCCGGTCAACTTGGATAACTGTTCTTCCCAGTCAATGTCGATGGCATCGAGAATAGATTTGAAACGCTGCCCCAGCTCGATGTCGCCACGGATTTCCACATCACCGGAAAACAACGCGCCCGGCTCGCGCTTGGCCGCGCCCAGCCGTGCCAAGGCCAGAGGCGTACCGCTCAACAAGGTATCCGGCGCGCCTTCATGGACGCCCGACACCTGCATGCCATTCGCGCTGGGCAACAAATATAAGGTGAGATCCAAACCACGCAGTTCGATGGCGATCACCTTGCCGGACAGCGCAGTGAGACGCTGGAGAGTGCCAGGGTCGAGGCGCAGACAGGCGTTTAACGCAGCATCAAGTGCAGAGAGAAAAAGTGTAGGTACTTGCACTATAGTGCCCTTAAAAATTCGCCACGGAGACACAGGGTACACAGAGGTTTTTTAATGTGGATGTTACGCACCGTCCACGAAAAACACGAAAGGCACGAAAAAGCCTCATAGAACAATCCGTTCGACTGTTGCTTTCGAATAGTAACTGAAATTGCCTGGCAGGCACTATTGATAAGCAAC
Proteins encoded in this region:
- a CDS encoding DsbA family protein, which produces MALLFAAILAPCPSLMAAEPATKTGNTSTTKDPLAEFLKSLPPPVQQAVSDSMLIYRNSPRIAKAADPKRLTFGNADAPVHLIEWTDIRCPHCKHLEEALTEIRQEAPPGSWSEEARHFPLDAECNPYIQRSDGSGVSCLAAKIQICLAGSTDFSRVRSTLFKEQTRLNRNRIWEIAASNPDQRKKLEACVKSPQTAATLKEDLDYAVQHKLEGTPLVVINNRKATPVPAMIYTMIMVMGQDNAPGFKVLPPPNTQTR
- the ubiB gene encoding ubiquinone biosynthesis regulatory protein kinase UbiB codes for the protein MIRPGQALRLLHINRILVRHGLDEIVLATHLFRPFRFLLYLMPWRWFGVSQEARGVRIRRALEDLGPIFVKFGQTLSTRPDLLPPDIAQELARLQDSVPPFPGLQARVIIEQAYGRPLTEVFQDFDETPLGSASIAQVHVARLHDGKEVVVKVVRPSIEKVIQRDIGLLYIVADLAERYWKEARRLRPRDVVAEYEKTILGELDLMREAANASQLRRNFIDSDLLYVPEIYWPQTRRNVMVMERIFGTPISDVPSLLQQGIDLKKLAEKGVEIFFTQVFRDNFFHADMHPGNIFVSPQGRYIAVDFGIMGTLSPEDQRYLAENLLAFFNRDYRRVAELHVESEWVPAGTRVDEFESAIRSVCEPIFERPLKDISFGYLLLRLFQTARRFNMEVQPQLVLLQKTLLNIEGLGRELYPDLDLWTTAKPFLERWMREQFGVRALYKNLRAQIPGWASSLPQLPALVHDVLQQARDGKLRVEWQSEELQKIHREVKRANQRTFAAIVGAALIISAAVIKGLDGNAPAMIGGAPLLTWLLGGMGIIILFLAWPDD
- a CDS encoding SCP2 sterol-binding domain-containing protein, whose translation is MQVPTLFLSALDAALNACLRLDPGTLQRLTALSGKVIAIELRGLDLTLYLLPSANGMQVSGVHEGAPDTLLSGTPLALARLGAAKREPGALFSGDVEIRGDIELGQRFKSILDAIDIDWEEQLSKLTGDVIAHQIGNAVRDILGWSRRAADTLGRDTAEFLHEESRDLPKRDEVEEFLAGVDMLRSDADRIEARIHRLHGLMQHRGAG
- a CDS encoding DUF1249 domain-containing protein; amino-acid sequence: MVMHMSCYEANFERLTWLIPGLQSMEGLALSEGRDLMDLQLEVVERCRYTLTVALTHYFRSDGALVSDPYMKIRIYLDARVAEVLSYQNHRFQFLHPSPILSELNLCEKRQINKFLGEWLDYCISQGHSFHSEVRCTRA
- a CDS encoding NUDIX domain-containing protein, yielding MGKDVEILEKTVCYAGFFRMERYRLRHQLFNGGWSPVLSRELFERGDAAAVLLYDPDLDHVVLIEQFRVGALTAPDGPWLLEIVAGVIDHGETAEQVVQREALEEANCLIQALIPVCEYWVSPGGTSERISLFCGKVDASCANGIHGLAAEGEDIRVFTMPFVDAMRDIQTGKINSASAIIALQWLALNRDDLRSRWGVSGRSAR